One Micromonospora sp. WMMD812 genomic window carries:
- a CDS encoding maleylpyruvate isomerase family mycothiol-dependent enzyme, whose product MTTTADQTIAALRSGHDALAAFVGKLGPDDLVRPSGASEWQVSQVLSHLGSGAEINLAVLRAARAGEPAPGGDFNTTVWARWDAMPPAEHADGFLEANERLVEAYEALDPTARADLRIDLGFLPEPVDVATATRMRLNEFALHRWDVEVGFDPAATVSADAVPLLLDQVGAMLAWTGRTDVLAGRRAVLAVRLHDPVRTYGLRLGERLELTDAPDRPDGELLAPAEAWLRLTVGRLSPRYTPEDVRVTGPVSLDELRGVFPGF is encoded by the coding sequence ATGACCACGACCGCGGACCAGACCATAGCCGCCCTGCGTAGCGGGCATGACGCGCTCGCCGCCTTCGTCGGGAAGCTGGGCCCGGACGACCTGGTCCGGCCGTCCGGCGCGAGCGAGTGGCAGGTGTCGCAGGTGCTGAGCCACCTCGGCAGCGGCGCGGAGATCAACCTGGCCGTGCTCCGTGCCGCCCGGGCCGGTGAGCCGGCGCCGGGCGGCGACTTCAACACGACCGTGTGGGCGCGCTGGGACGCGATGCCGCCCGCCGAGCACGCCGACGGCTTCCTCGAGGCCAACGAGCGGCTCGTCGAGGCGTACGAGGCGCTGGACCCGACCGCGCGGGCGGACCTGCGGATCGACCTCGGCTTCCTGCCCGAGCCGGTGGACGTGGCCACCGCGACCCGGATGCGGCTCAACGAGTTCGCCCTGCACCGGTGGGACGTCGAGGTCGGGTTCGATCCGGCCGCGACGGTGTCCGCCGACGCGGTGCCGTTGCTGCTCGACCAGGTCGGGGCGATGCTCGCCTGGACCGGCCGGACGGACGTGCTGGCCGGCCGCCGGGCCGTGCTCGCGGTGCGGCTGCACGACCCGGTGCGGACGTACGGGCTGCGGTTGGGCGAGCGGCTGGAGCTGACCGACGCTCCGGATCGGCCGGACGGTGAGCTGCTGGCGCCGGCCGAGGCGTGGCTGCGCCTCACGGTCGGTCGGCTGTCGCCGCGGTACACTCCGGAGGATGTGCGGGTGACCGGGCCGGTCAGCCTCGACGAGTTGCGGGGCGTCTTCCCCGGCTTCTGA
- a CDS encoding LacI family DNA-binding transcriptional regulator has translation MPKPGSRLRLVDVAERAGVSLATASRALAGRDGVSEEVADRVRRVSQELGYVANPYARTLAGGASSTVGLVVHQVDDPYFSEIAGGVIQVAADQGLLVQICHSGRDPGFELRQIRHLIAQRVGIILIAGSGYTDPRVEAETKAELSAYQNLGGRVAVIGRHSLGADAVLPDNEAGGRALAEHLLALGHRRIAVAAGTEGLTTVADRMAGVASALQRHGLDLGDLPVVHTDFTREGGRVAAEQILSDHPATTAIIALNDAMAMGVLAVLRAHRISVPDRMSVVGFDDVSVAADLAPSLTTVRLPMTDMGRMALALALKPRSTRPRRRSTGHTLVVRDSTGPAPA, from the coding sequence ATGCCCAAGCCTGGCTCGAGGTTGCGCCTCGTCGACGTCGCCGAGCGGGCCGGTGTGTCGCTGGCGACCGCCTCGCGGGCTCTGGCCGGCCGGGACGGCGTCAGCGAGGAGGTCGCCGACCGGGTGCGGCGGGTCTCCCAGGAGCTGGGCTACGTCGCCAACCCGTACGCCCGCACCCTCGCCGGCGGGGCGAGCTCCACGGTCGGGCTGGTCGTGCACCAGGTGGACGACCCTTACTTCTCCGAGATCGCCGGGGGTGTCATCCAGGTCGCCGCCGACCAGGGGCTGCTCGTGCAGATCTGCCACTCCGGACGGGACCCGGGCTTCGAGCTGCGCCAGATCCGCCACCTCATCGCGCAGCGGGTCGGCATCATCCTCATCGCCGGCTCCGGCTACACCGACCCCCGCGTCGAGGCCGAGACGAAGGCGGAGCTGTCGGCATATCAGAACCTCGGCGGGCGGGTGGCGGTCATCGGCCGCCACTCGCTCGGCGCCGACGCGGTGCTGCCGGACAACGAGGCCGGCGGGCGGGCGCTCGCGGAGCACCTGCTCGCGCTGGGGCACCGGCGGATCGCCGTCGCCGCCGGCACCGAGGGGCTCACCACCGTCGCCGACCGGATGGCCGGGGTCGCGTCGGCGTTGCAGCGCCACGGCCTCGACCTCGGCGACCTGCCGGTCGTGCACACCGACTTCACCCGCGAGGGCGGCCGGGTCGCCGCCGAGCAGATCCTCAGCGACCACCCGGCGACGACCGCGATCATCGCGCTCAACGACGCGATGGCGATGGGGGTGCTGGCCGTGCTGCGGGCGCACCGCATCTCCGTGCCGGACCGGATGTCGGTGGTCGGCTTCGACGACGTCTCCGTCGCCGCCGACCTGGCGCCCAGCCTCACCACCGTCCGGCTGCCGATGACCGACATGGGGCGGATGGCTCTCGCCCTGGCGCTCAAACCCCGGTCGACCCGGCCACGCCGCCGATCGACCGGGCACACCCTCGTGGTCCGCGACTCCACCGGCCCGGCACCCGCCTGA
- a CDS encoding amino acid ABC transporter substrate-binding protein — protein MRWATAFGATVALALGGCSGGDGGGSSSGDDPIVVGISLPLTGDFSEPGKGVQRGYQAWAKIVNDKGGLLGRQVELKILDDQSNADRVVSDYEQLIGQDQVDVVVGPFSTRLVVPAARVAEEYGMLFVEPAGAAKEVFEQGFKNLFYAAPAVANDHYNHLAEHILALPAGQRPTTAAYAAMDDPFAQGTAYGLKEKLTAGGIRTVVDEVYPPNTTDFSGIAAKIAASKADIVVGGSQYQDGVNLIVALQQLGYQPKLAAFSTAPTSPEFAAAIGNKTEGILSPTGYTQKAPYPSNVEFVEKYTAQFGSAPEEDEANAYTTGQVVAAAITAVGCAEQGDCQKKLVEWVRGNTVETVVGPLSWDATGKPKGAHMIQQWVKGEIQIVLPEDAKETDFVFPKPAW, from the coding sequence ATGAGATGGGCAACGGCGTTCGGCGCGACGGTGGCCCTCGCGCTCGGCGGCTGCAGCGGGGGTGATGGCGGGGGTTCGTCCTCCGGCGACGACCCGATCGTGGTCGGCATCTCCCTGCCGCTGACCGGAGACTTCTCCGAGCCCGGCAAGGGCGTGCAGCGCGGCTACCAGGCCTGGGCGAAGATCGTCAACGACAAGGGCGGTCTCCTGGGCCGACAGGTCGAACTGAAGATCCTCGACGACCAGTCCAACGCCGACCGCGTCGTCTCCGACTACGAGCAGCTGATCGGCCAGGACCAGGTCGACGTGGTGGTCGGTCCCTTCTCGACCCGGCTCGTCGTCCCGGCCGCCCGGGTCGCCGAGGAGTACGGCATGTTGTTCGTCGAGCCCGCGGGCGCGGCGAAGGAGGTCTTCGAGCAGGGCTTCAAGAACCTGTTCTACGCCGCTCCGGCGGTTGCCAACGACCACTACAACCACCTCGCGGAGCACATCCTCGCCCTGCCGGCGGGGCAGCGTCCCACGACCGCCGCGTACGCCGCGATGGACGACCCGTTCGCCCAGGGCACCGCGTACGGCCTCAAGGAGAAGCTCACCGCCGGTGGCATCCGCACCGTCGTCGACGAGGTCTACCCGCCGAACACCACCGACTTCAGCGGCATCGCCGCGAAGATCGCCGCGTCCAAGGCGGACATCGTGGTGGGCGGCTCGCAGTACCAGGACGGCGTCAACCTGATCGTCGCCCTCCAGCAGCTCGGCTACCAGCCGAAGCTGGCCGCCTTCTCCACGGCGCCGACCAGCCCCGAGTTCGCGGCCGCCATCGGCAACAAGACCGAGGGCATCCTGTCGCCGACCGGCTACACCCAGAAGGCGCCCTACCCGAGCAACGTCGAGTTCGTCGAGAAGTACACCGCCCAGTTCGGTTCGGCGCCGGAGGAGGACGAGGCGAACGCGTACACCACCGGCCAGGTCGTCGCGGCCGCGATCACCGCGGTCGGCTGCGCCGAGCAGGGGGACTGCCAGAAGAAGCTGGTCGAGTGGGTCCGTGGCAACACGGTGGAGACGGTCGTCGGCCCGCTCAGCTGGGACGCCACCGGCAAGCCGAAGGGCGCCCACATGATCCAGCAGTGGGTCAAGGGCGAGATCCAGATCGTGCTTCCAGAAGACGCCAAGGAGACCGACTTCGTCTTCCCGAAGCCGGCCTGGTAG
- a CDS encoding branched-chain amino acid ABC transporter permease, with protein sequence MSSGALIFQSVVLGLLLGGLYALLASGLTLYFGIMRVVMIAHSAFLILAAYLAWWWHTRLGVDPLLSLVVTVPLFFAAGVLLQRLLLSRLRPATLTMMSVLLTFAIAVIIEGLLGYAFTGTQRRIQLGYGSANLELFGARIAVVKLIAFGLAAAALLTLYLLLKRTTFGWALRATIQHRDAARLVGIDTDRIAGFGFGIGLASAAVGGTALALDTTIYPSLHWHWIGPLMAIIVVGGLGSVPGAAAAAMVLGLLQSLLQIPLNTTWAQTIFYLALFATLAFRPQGFFGGRLAQRF encoded by the coding sequence ATGTCCTCTGGCGCGCTGATCTTCCAGAGCGTCGTGCTGGGATTGCTCCTGGGCGGGCTCTACGCCCTGCTGGCCTCGGGTCTGACGCTCTACTTCGGCATCATGCGGGTGGTGATGATCGCCCACTCGGCGTTCCTCATCCTCGCCGCCTACCTGGCCTGGTGGTGGCACACCCGGCTCGGCGTCGACCCGCTGCTGTCGCTGGTCGTCACGGTCCCGCTCTTCTTCGCCGCGGGGGTGCTGCTGCAGCGGCTGCTGCTGTCAAGGCTGCGCCCGGCGACCCTGACCATGATGTCGGTGCTGCTCACCTTCGCCATCGCGGTCATCATCGAGGGCCTGCTGGGGTACGCGTTCACCGGCACGCAGCGGCGCATCCAGCTCGGCTACGGCTCGGCGAACCTCGAGCTGTTCGGCGCCCGGATCGCGGTGGTCAAGCTGATCGCGTTCGGTCTCGCCGCCGCCGCGCTGCTGACGCTCTACCTGCTGCTCAAGAGGACGACCTTCGGGTGGGCGTTGCGGGCGACGATCCAGCACCGCGACGCCGCCCGGCTGGTCGGGATCGACACCGACCGGATCGCCGGCTTCGGCTTCGGGATCGGGCTGGCCAGCGCGGCCGTCGGTGGCACCGCCCTGGCCCTGGACACCACCATCTACCCGTCGCTGCACTGGCACTGGATCGGCCCGCTGATGGCGATCATCGTGGTCGGCGGGCTGGGCAGCGTGCCGGGGGCCGCGGCCGCCGCCATGGTGCTCGGCCTGCTCCAGAGCCTGTTGCAGATCCCGCTGAACACGACCTGGGCGCAGACCATCTTCTACCTCGCGCTCTTCGCCACGCTGGCGTTCCGCCCGCAGGGATTCTTCGGAGGTCGGCTTGCCCAGCGCTTCTGA
- a CDS encoding branched-chain amino acid ABC transporter permease — protein MPSASDPTPTAATTAPGGPAATTASGGPAGARRPAVTTGRIVQGVVLVALVAVVLSFPSLAPNPYILSAGILVLNYAVLSTSWNFVGGFTGYISLGHGALAGLGAYGTGLLVTKAGLPSFLALVVAAVGVAALAVPIGYAALRVRGASFVIVSIALVLVMLLVFQSWASFTGGSRGLVVPRPFPDLLRPEHHRVFWFLFAALLALALLVWWVIDRSRFGLGLKAIREDEDKAEALGTPTFTYKLVVFVVSAGFTACAGGLYALWFGDLDPVFQFSILTGSYMVLMALLGGVRNLFGPLLGAVVVGTALEYFKVEYGNTPLHLVATGLLLALVVLFMPDGVLPAIAALLDRFRPAQHSIREVTAAELRDQRERGDTGEAPPELAAAGNGGPGAERSEGRS, from the coding sequence TTGCCCAGCGCTTCTGATCCGACACCGACGGCCGCCACGACAGCCCCCGGCGGCCCGGCGGCCACGACAGCGTCCGGCGGGCCGGCCGGGGCGCGCCGGCCCGCGGTCACCACCGGCCGGATCGTCCAGGGCGTCGTGCTCGTGGCGCTCGTCGCGGTGGTGCTCTCCTTCCCGTCGCTGGCGCCCAACCCGTACATCCTCTCCGCCGGGATCCTGGTGCTGAACTACGCGGTCCTGTCGACCTCGTGGAACTTCGTCGGAGGGTTCACCGGCTACATCTCGCTCGGGCACGGCGCCCTCGCCGGGCTCGGCGCGTACGGCACCGGGCTGCTGGTCACGAAGGCCGGCCTGCCGAGCTTCCTGGCCCTGGTCGTCGCGGCCGTCGGGGTCGCGGCGCTGGCCGTGCCGATCGGGTACGCGGCGCTGCGGGTCCGCGGCGCCTCCTTCGTCATCGTGTCCATCGCGCTGGTGCTGGTGATGCTGCTGGTCTTCCAGAGCTGGGCGTCGTTCACCGGTGGGTCCCGGGGCCTGGTCGTGCCACGGCCGTTCCCGGATCTGCTGCGCCCCGAACACCACCGGGTCTTCTGGTTCCTCTTCGCCGCCCTGCTGGCGCTCGCGCTGCTGGTGTGGTGGGTGATCGACCGTTCGCGGTTCGGCCTCGGGCTGAAGGCGATCCGGGAGGACGAGGACAAGGCCGAGGCGCTGGGCACCCCGACGTTCACCTACAAGCTGGTGGTCTTCGTCGTCTCGGCCGGGTTCACCGCCTGCGCCGGCGGCCTCTACGCACTCTGGTTCGGCGACCTCGACCCGGTGTTCCAGTTCTCCATCCTGACCGGGTCGTACATGGTCCTCATGGCGCTGCTCGGCGGGGTGCGCAACCTGTTCGGTCCGCTGCTCGGCGCCGTGGTCGTGGGCACCGCGCTGGAGTACTTCAAGGTCGAGTACGGCAACACCCCGCTGCACCTGGTCGCGACCGGCCTGCTGCTCGCCCTCGTCGTGCTCTTCATGCCCGACGGCGTGCTGCCGGCGATCGCCGCGCTGCTCGACCGGTTCCGGCCGGCCCAGCACTCGATCCGTGAGGTGACCGCCGCCGAGTTGCGCGACCAGCGCGAGCGCGGCGACACGGGCGAGGCACCACCCGAGCTGGCGGCGGCCGGCAACGGCGGACCGGGTGCGGAGCGAAGCGAGGGGCGGTCATGA
- a CDS encoding ABC transporter ATP-binding protein has product MSDGQALRTDALTKAFGGVVALDGASVAFQHGKVNALIGPNGSGKTTFFNCVTGLIRPDSGRTTYRGRDITRAAPHAIAHAGVGRTFQLCRVFPRMSALDNVLAAVRPAGLLGQLRGAHGRSEVDRARGWLTRLGIEHLVDVEARNMSWGQQKLLELAGVLMSDPETVLLDEPAGGVNPALLDRIGSLVRELNAEGRTFVIVEHNMDLVMSISDHIVVFDRGRPIAEGPPSVIRSDERVLGAYLGV; this is encoded by the coding sequence ATGAGCGACGGGCAGGCACTGCGGACGGACGCCCTGACCAAGGCGTTCGGGGGCGTGGTGGCCCTCGACGGCGCGAGCGTGGCCTTTCAGCACGGCAAGGTCAACGCGCTCATCGGGCCCAACGGCTCCGGCAAGACGACGTTCTTCAACTGCGTCACCGGCCTGATCCGGCCCGACTCCGGCCGGACGACGTACCGGGGGCGGGACATCACCCGCGCCGCGCCGCACGCGATCGCCCACGCCGGCGTCGGCCGTACCTTCCAGCTGTGCCGGGTGTTCCCGCGGATGTCGGCGCTGGACAACGTGCTCGCCGCCGTACGCCCGGCGGGCCTGCTCGGGCAGCTGCGCGGCGCGCACGGCCGGTCCGAGGTCGACCGGGCGCGCGGCTGGCTGACCCGGTTGGGCATCGAGCACCTCGTCGACGTCGAGGCCCGCAACATGTCCTGGGGGCAGCAGAAGCTGCTCGAGCTGGCCGGCGTGCTGATGAGCGACCCGGAGACGGTCCTGCTGGACGAGCCGGCCGGCGGGGTCAACCCGGCGCTGCTCGACCGCATCGGCAGCCTGGTCCGCGAGCTCAACGCCGAGGGCCGGACGTTCGTGATCGTCGAGCACAACATGGACCTGGTCATGAGCATCAGCGACCACATCGTGGTCTTCGACCGCGGCCGGCCGATCGCCGAGGGTCCGCCGTCAGTCATCCGCTCCGACGAACGCGTGCTGGGGGCCTACCTTGGCGTCTGA
- a CDS encoding ABC transporter ATP-binding protein yields MASEIELIDIQAGYGRAAPVLRGLSVAVPAGTIVCLVGPNGAGKSTVLKVASGLLSPRSGRILVGGRDVTGQGPKRMLAAGVAHVLQGHSVFREMTVAENVLLGGYTLKDKAFIARRVEFVRELFPVVAERWDSLAGLLSGGQQKQVEFARSLMVDPKVVLLDEPSMGLDPKATATVFEQVVRMRDAGTAVLLVEQNARRALETADLGCVLDLGRVHISGPASELLADPQLGELYLGGRPAEPPVTPKR; encoded by the coding sequence TTGGCGTCTGAGATCGAACTCATCGACATCCAGGCCGGCTACGGGCGCGCGGCCCCGGTGCTGCGCGGCCTCAGCGTCGCCGTGCCGGCCGGCACCATCGTCTGCCTGGTCGGGCCGAACGGCGCCGGGAAGTCGACCGTGCTGAAGGTCGCCAGCGGGCTGCTCTCCCCGCGGTCGGGTCGGATCCTGGTCGGCGGGCGGGACGTCACCGGCCAGGGTCCGAAGCGGATGCTCGCCGCCGGCGTGGCGCACGTCCTCCAAGGGCACAGCGTGTTCCGGGAGATGACCGTGGCCGAGAACGTGCTGCTCGGTGGCTACACGCTCAAGGACAAGGCGTTCATCGCCAGGCGGGTCGAGTTCGTCCGGGAACTCTTCCCGGTCGTGGCCGAGCGTTGGGACAGCCTCGCCGGACTGCTCTCCGGCGGCCAGCAGAAGCAGGTCGAGTTCGCCCGCTCGCTCATGGTGGACCCGAAGGTGGTCCTGCTGGACGAGCCGTCCATGGGTCTCGACCCGAAGGCGACGGCCACCGTCTTCGAGCAGGTCGTCCGGATGCGGGACGCCGGCACCGCCGTGCTGCTGGTCGAGCAGAACGCGCGGCGGGCGCTGGAGACCGCGGATCTCGGCTGCGTGCTCGACCTCGGCCGCGTGCACATCTCCGGCCCGGCGTCCGAACTGCTGGCCGACCCGCAGCTCGGCGAGCTCTACCTCGGCGGACGGCCCGCCGAGCCACCGGTCACCCCGAAACGCTGA
- a CDS encoding LamG-like jellyroll fold domain-containing protein: MSRPRRVAAATAALLAAGVLAGAAAPPAAAGWPGPRGVHPSLRENLVSFYDFDHPVTGDPALERDQGRSGTEIELVNGGAAMRVRDRAYAGSGRALQTRQVEPTVAGNDDWKAGIWSASGVRTLRPFNAVAGTTVMGWFKVEMTSPRPNSHTANPDDLFNAIGLAGVLTGDSDGHGVRALLELIDVNGELRLVALGRRLDGGNSQTFAANEDWRTLLPVGEWVHLTATFDFATGAMALYRNGKPLAGFYTRTDDPWLVSGPGPHVTTATDPRGIKIGGSYPQDTREQNPCDCRMDSLMFLDRVVSARDVEKQYRHMTARGH; encoded by the coding sequence ATGTCGAGACCACGACGCGTCGCCGCCGCCACCGCCGCCCTCCTGGCGGCCGGTGTGCTGGCGGGCGCCGCGGCGCCACCCGCGGCGGCCGGCTGGCCCGGCCCGCGCGGCGTCCACCCGTCCCTACGAGAGAACCTGGTCTCCTTCTACGACTTCGACCACCCGGTGACCGGCGACCCGGCGCTGGAACGCGACCAGGGCCGGTCGGGCACCGAGATCGAACTGGTCAACGGCGGCGCGGCGATGCGTGTCCGGGACCGCGCGTACGCCGGCAGCGGCCGGGCGCTGCAGACCCGGCAGGTCGAGCCGACGGTCGCCGGCAACGACGACTGGAAGGCCGGCATCTGGTCGGCCAGCGGCGTGCGCACGCTGCGCCCGTTCAACGCCGTCGCGGGCACCACCGTGATGGGCTGGTTCAAGGTCGAGATGACCAGCCCTCGGCCCAACTCCCACACCGCCAACCCCGACGACCTGTTCAACGCCATCGGGCTCGCCGGCGTGCTCACCGGCGACTCCGACGGCCACGGCGTCCGCGCGCTGCTGGAACTCATCGACGTCAACGGGGAACTTCGCCTGGTCGCGCTCGGCCGGCGCCTCGACGGGGGCAACTCGCAGACGTTCGCGGCGAACGAGGACTGGCGGACGCTGCTGCCGGTGGGCGAGTGGGTGCACCTGACCGCCACCTTCGACTTCGCCACTGGCGCGATGGCCCTCTACCGCAACGGCAAGCCGCTGGCCGGCTTCTACACCCGCACCGACGACCCGTGGCTGGTGAGCGGCCCGGGCCCGCACGTCACCACCGCCACCGATCCCCGCGGCATCAAGATCGGCGGCAGCTACCCGCAGGACACCCGCGAGCAGAACCCGTGCGACTGCCGCATGGATTCGCTGATGTTCCTCGACCGCGTCGTCTCGGCGCGCGACGTCGAGAAGCAGTACCGGCACATGACCGCCCGCGGGCACTGA
- a CDS encoding PQQ-dependent sugar dehydrogenase: protein MRISTRSVRRSATTAVLAAATLTLSLLVAPPAQAADPIYDPVPEAQIQSRLGLVLSEYTSFPKSEPTPAPTDQRLMRQARINTIMEIPDGSGRRAVPDLNGKLYVVENGVPHVYLDVAATFAPKFFSGRGLGQGFGYVAFHPDFKRSGKFYTVHTEQASLATEVPDWSQTGTIFHGIITEWTASDPAADTFAGTRREVLRLGFGGQVHGIQEINFNPTAKKHDADYGNLYIAAGDGGLGVRNTDPQNLALPHGKLLRIDPLGTNAAGGRYGVPPSNPFVGRAGALGEIYAVGFRDPHRFSWDRQTGRMYLGHIGEHAIEAIYEVRAGDNFGWSEREGAFVFDKASTRPCDKLFPLPEDDAQYGYTYPVAAYDHDPAPGWNCTSDVGVAVAGGFVYRGRDVPALRGKYVFGDLVDGRVLYTEAKEMRRGQDPAPIHRLALFDAAGNSVRMQDLSGPGAPGDPNRVDLRFGTDAQGELYILAKANGKIWKVTGTREFADGTVGDTKVRDTMRPTNWAPVTPSKWQFTGKQVILAEAGVQRPGPRRPFEYAVLTAGPKFGAVDVTAEVRLDTPVEVTNRDVIIVFGYRSDTEFYYAHVSTDNTILPHNGIFKVNNADRERIDYQWNGRSRGAAPAIVDADWHTVRVRHLPATGEIAVYIDGAKDPLMTAKDTTFDSGRVGFGSFDNVGRMRDLTVRGTPAA from the coding sequence GTGCGCATCTCCACTCGCAGCGTACGCAGATCGGCGACGACCGCCGTGCTCGCGGCCGCCACCCTCACCCTGTCGTTGCTGGTCGCGCCGCCCGCCCAGGCCGCCGACCCGATCTACGACCCGGTCCCCGAGGCGCAGATCCAGAGCCGGCTCGGGCTCGTCCTGAGCGAGTACACCTCGTTCCCCAAGTCCGAGCCGACCCCGGCGCCGACCGACCAGCGGCTCATGCGGCAGGCCCGGATCAACACGATCATGGAGATCCCGGACGGCTCCGGCCGCCGGGCGGTGCCTGACCTCAACGGCAAGCTCTACGTCGTCGAGAACGGCGTGCCGCACGTCTACCTCGACGTCGCGGCCACCTTCGCGCCGAAGTTCTTCTCCGGCCGCGGCCTCGGCCAGGGCTTCGGTTACGTGGCCTTCCACCCGGACTTCAAGCGCAGCGGCAAGTTCTACACCGTCCACACCGAGCAGGCGTCGCTGGCGACCGAGGTGCCGGACTGGTCGCAGACCGGCACCATCTTCCACGGCATCATCACCGAGTGGACGGCCAGCGACCCTGCCGCCGACACCTTCGCCGGTACCCGGCGGGAGGTGCTGCGCCTCGGCTTCGGCGGTCAGGTGCACGGCATCCAGGAGATCAACTTCAACCCGACGGCCAAGAAGCACGACGCCGACTACGGGAATCTCTACATCGCCGCCGGCGACGGCGGTCTCGGCGTCCGCAACACCGACCCGCAGAACCTCGCCCTCCCGCACGGCAAGCTGCTGCGGATCGACCCGCTGGGCACCAACGCCGCCGGCGGGCGGTACGGCGTGCCGCCCTCGAACCCGTTCGTCGGTCGCGCGGGCGCGCTCGGCGAGATCTACGCGGTCGGCTTCCGCGATCCGCACCGGTTCAGCTGGGACCGGCAGACCGGACGGATGTACCTCGGCCACATCGGCGAGCACGCCATCGAGGCGATCTACGAGGTGCGCGCCGGCGACAACTTCGGCTGGAGTGAGCGCGAGGGGGCGTTCGTCTTCGACAAGGCGTCGACGCGTCCGTGCGACAAGCTCTTCCCGCTGCCCGAGGACGACGCACAGTACGGCTACACCTACCCGGTCGCCGCGTACGACCACGACCCGGCTCCGGGCTGGAACTGCACCTCGGACGTCGGTGTCGCGGTGGCCGGCGGGTTCGTCTACCGCGGCCGGGACGTGCCCGCCCTGCGGGGCAAGTACGTCTTCGGCGACCTGGTCGACGGGCGGGTGCTCTACACCGAGGCCAAGGAGATGCGGCGTGGGCAGGACCCGGCTCCGATCCACCGGCTGGCTCTCTTCGACGCCGCCGGCAACTCGGTGCGCATGCAGGACCTCTCCGGTCCCGGCGCGCCCGGCGACCCGAACCGGGTCGACCTGCGCTTCGGCACGGACGCGCAGGGCGAGCTGTACATCCTGGCCAAGGCCAACGGCAAGATCTGGAAGGTGACCGGCACCCGCGAGTTCGCGGACGGGACGGTCGGCGACACCAAGGTCCGGGACACCATGCGGCCGACCAACTGGGCGCCGGTGACCCCGTCGAAGTGGCAGTTCACCGGCAAGCAGGTGATCCTGGCCGAGGCGGGCGTGCAGCGGCCCGGCCCGCGCCGGCCGTTCGAGTACGCGGTGCTCACCGCCGGACCGAAGTTCGGGGCCGTCGACGTCACGGCCGAGGTGCGACTGGACACCCCGGTCGAGGTGACCAACCGGGACGTGATCATCGTCTTCGGCTACCGGTCGGACACGGAGTTCTACTACGCCCACGTGTCGACCGACAACACGATCCTGCCGCACAACGGCATCTTCAAGGTCAACAACGCGGACCGGGAGCGGATCGACTACCAGTGGAACGGCCGGTCCCGTGGCGCCGCGCCGGCCATCGTGGACGCGGACTGGCACACGGTCCGGGTCCGGCACCTGCCGGCGACCGGGGAGATCGCCGTCTACATCGACGGGGCGAAGGACCCGTTGATGACCGCGAAGGACACCACCTTCGACTCGGGCCGGGTGGGCTTCGGCTCGTTCGACAACGTCGGGCGGATGCGTGACCTCACCGTACGCGGCACGCCGGCGGCCTGA